In Aedes albopictus strain Foshan chromosome 3, AalbF5, whole genome shotgun sequence, the following are encoded in one genomic region:
- the LOC109416515 gene encoding synaptosomal-associated protein 29, translating to MSGHQYVPSPTNLFADDDDVDDQLFLRNARRAGSSSASPSADQGYNFDQYQKNFLSQNYESVEEEKYCSSSGVNVREDHLRTNFTRPDVLGPEPFDQSGGQFNNYGGQITGGYASDTYGTTSVATSPYNTSSQHYRQAPGSAVYSEVDSDVDEIIKQRQTFETRRRELEESTLLTSQRCLGVLRETEQVGIATAEELHRQRDQLDKTKKQLDEINNSLRFSQKHLNSLKSVFGGLKNYLSGRMGQDQQNGQAGVSQTNISPSPSEEVYPNPQDFRIPDNYWPDATTRRPNYSSSQEIIHTNGSTMSAGGFSQQLDQNLDDMRGNLSRLKNLALDLNQEIDSQNDLIDDISNRVEDVDVKIGKQNKDINRLLRK from the coding sequence ATGTCAGGTCATCAATATGTTCCGAGCCCGACCAATTTGTTTGCAGACGATGACGATGTCGATGATCAACTATTTCTTCGGAATGCAAGACGGGCAGGCAGTAGTAGTGCAAGTCCCTCTGCAGACCAAGGATACAACTTTGATCAGTATCAGAAAAATTTCTTATCCCAGAATTACGAATCGGTCGAAGAAGAAAAATATTGCTCATCAAGCGGTGTAAACGTGAGAGAAGATCACTTAAGAACAAATTTTACACGACCGGATGTGCTCGGACCGGAACCATTCGATCAATCTGGAGGACAGTTCAATAATTATGGTGGACAAATTACTGGAGGATATGCATCTGATACTTATGGAACAACGTCTGTAGCTACTTCTCCTTATAACACCAGTTCTCAACATTATCGCCAAGCTCCTGGTTCTGCAGTATATAGCGAAGTGGATTCCGATGTTGATGAAATAATTAAGCAACGTCAAACGTTTGAAACTAGAAGAAGAGAACTTGAAGAGAGTACTTTGCTTACATCCCAACGATGCCTTGGAGTGCTACGAGAAACTGAGCAGGTAGGAATCGCTACGGCCGAAGAATTGCATCGCCAACGGGACCAGTTGGACAAAACAAAAAAGCAACTGGACGAGATAAATAATTCGCTACGTTTCAGTCAAAAACATCTTAACAGTCTCAAAAGTGTTTTCGGAGGACTAAAAAACTATCTGTCTGGAAGAATGGGACAAGATCAACAAAACGGTCAAGCCGGAGTATCTCAAACCAACATATCACCCTCACCTTCAGAAGAAGTTTATCCAAATCCGCAAGATTTCCGAATTCCTGATAATTATTGGCCAGATGCAACCACTCGTAGACCTAATTATAGTTCGTCGCAGGAAATTATACATACTAATGGATCCACTATGTCCGCAGGAGGCTTTAGCCAACAACTGGATCAAAATTTGGATGACATGCGTGGTAATTTATCACGTCTTAAAAATCTTGCTTTGGATTTGAATCAAGAGATTGATAGTCAAAATGATCTAATCGATGATATTTCTAATCGCGTTGAAGATGTTGACGTTAAAATCGGTAAACAAAACAAAGACATAAATCGGTTACTACGAAAGTAA
- the LOC134291277 gene encoding uncharacterized protein Rv2082-like: MSGSDKSTRRRSVIRQLTEEESSATGCCPLCDRPDVADKWMVQCDLCERWFHFTCAKVDENVKDRSFACGKCALPSGRESTRTSSSTSSSRRRLELLRLQEEKELQEKLLMEQAEEECALQKKAQEEEKERRKRIMQEKLEIAKQYLNRKYEVLQEEERSNEGRSRKSLSSTRSKLSDVQKWVENHGMAMATGSGMSQVPTGTTPITEAGPRDESARLPCGGTFQGTAAQPDVPKEPVAVTGAYDQSNIASWGILVPRAVQNPENSVPAPPPPPPTTSSTPVYMRQGSRTSAFLAAADISLPTSAQQVGQLMYSMEISPPPSGDKSRADLEREVRELKQQLASIQQPSSNQRHPFPTPSSSSTSDAVTTSISITTGAGMLNAQAPLPTVRELSRQAHNPISYPVRNQAQNVSIAQGFVTNCNTMNTVVSSNSLPHRGSIVSSSAGLWDPNYTGSCFYPVVSASHLSRQYEPSAAHPPVRHSSFPFGVPTGHSSGQYAQSQPNPRNQYSTFPLNAPSYPFVASVSSVPNPIVTPLPSSRVAHDLPVSSCGPSSQQIAARHVVP, translated from the coding sequence ATGTCGGGATCTGATAAATCGACCCGAAGACGCAGCGTCATCCGACAACTGACGGAAGAGGAGAGTTCGGCGACTGGATGTTGTCCCTTGTGCGACCGACCCGATGTAGCCGATAAATGGATGGTGCAGTGCGACCTGTGCGAGCGGTGGTTCCACTTCACCTGCGCGAAGGTTGACGAGAATGTCAAGGATAGAAGTTTTGCATGCGGGAAATGCGCTCTACCATCCGGTCGGGAATCGACACGAACTTCTTCCAGTACTAGTTCGTCGAGGAGACGGTTAGAACTCCTTCGATTGCAGGAGGAAAAGGAGCTCCAAGAGAAGTTATTGATGGAGCAAGCGGAGGAGGAATGCGCTCTGCAAAAGAAGGCACAAGAAGAGGAAAAGGAGAGGAGGAAGAGGATCATGCAGGAAAAATTGGAGATAGCCAAGCAGTATTTGAATAGGAAGTACGAAGTACTGCAGGAGGAGGAGCGATCGAACGAAGGTAGGAGTCGGAAAAGTCTCTCCAGCACTCGGAGCAAACTCAGCGACGTTCAAAAATGGGTCGAGAACCACGGTATGGCCATGGCAACTGGATCCGGGATGAGTCAAGTCCCCACCGGCACCACACCAATCACCGAAGCTGGCCCCAGGGATGAATCTGCTAGACTTCCGTGTGGCGGGACATTTCAAGGCACTGCTGCTCAACCCGATGTTCCTAAAGAGCCTGTTGCAGTTACTGGCGCGTACGATCAAAGCAATATTGCCTCGTGGGGAATTCTGGTACCTCGCGCGGTCCAAAATCCTGAAAATTCGGTCCCGGCTCCACCACCCCCACCTCCTACTACTTCTAGCACTCCTGTCTATATGAGGCAGGGTTCGCGCACCTCCGCTTTTCTCGCCGCAGCCGATATATCTTTGCCCACGTCTGCGCAGCAAGTTGGACAACTGATGTATTCAATGGAGATATCGCCACCTCCCAGCGGCGACAAGTCTAGGGCTGACTTAGAACGGGAAGTTCGAGAGCTGAAGCAGCAATTGGCCAGCATTCAACAGCCGTCGTCTAATCAGCGCCATCCGTTTCCCACTCCGAGTAGCAGCAGTACGTCGGATGCAGTAACTACTAGCATAAGTATCACGACAGGTGCAGGTATGTTAAACGCGCAAGCTCCGTTACCAACGGTTAGAGAACTAAGTAGGCAGGCACACAATCCTATTAGTTATCCGGTAAGGAATCAGGCTCAGAATGTTAGCATTGCTCAGGGGTTTGTAACAAATTGTAACACAATGAACACTGTAGTGAGCTCTAACTCGTTGCCTCACCGAGGCTCGATAGTTTCGTCAAGTGCTGGGCTATGGGATCCTAACTACACCGGTAGCTGTTTCTACCCGGTAGTTTCCGCCAGTCATTTATCGCGACAGTACGAACCAAGTGCCGCGCATCCTCCTGTTCGGCATTCGTCTTTCCCGTTTGGTGTTCCCACCGGGCATTCGTCGGGGCAATACGCACAAAGTCAGCCGAATCCTCGCAATCAATATTCGACATTTCCGCTTAATGCTCCCTCCTACCCGTTCGTCGCGAGTGTATCGAGTGTTCCAAATCCGATCGTTACGCCGCTACCGTCAAGCAGAGTCGCTCATGATCTTCCAGTCTCATCGTGTGGACCGAGTTCACAGCAAATCGCTGCAAGACACGTGGTGCCCTAG
- the LOC134290600 gene encoding uncharacterized protein LOC134290600, with translation MCGYTDDENLMRLQRCLKGNAKEAVRGHLYHPSSVPQVMATLETLYGRPELIVKCLMNKVYSTPAPKADKLESLISFGLVVQNLCSQLQSMGMDAHLSNPSLLQELVDKLPANIKLDWALYQRQIPVADLRAFGAYMTTILSAASNVTLYAEPVRKQEKFKGKEKGFVNAHTTEPERKVLRDVKTEDAGASTVRQPKPCLLCKKDGHKVRECNSFKSLSLENRWKTAQQLSLCRRCLIPHGKWPCKATVCGVSNCEARHHKLLHPGNPQAPTIEAVSSARSQVTPTTSATVNVHRQLPCPVLFRILPVTLHGKNKSVTTLAFLDDGSSYTLMEKELADELGVEGEAEPLCLQWTSSIKRTEKDSQNVQLEISAAGNSQKHTLEYVRTVESLDLPPQSLQYEEMARRYDYLKGLPVDSYPIATPRILIGVDNAKLLLTLKKREGKYFEPVAAKTRLGWTIYGKAEGLSSTPEHRLLHICARSSDEQLHDAVKNFFSIENVGVALVPQIEAEEDRRSREILEKTTIRTSSGRFQTGLLWKFDCVEFPQSRFMAEKRLSCLERSLSKKPELYANVRQQILDYQSKGYAHKLTNEEASLSDPRRVWYLPLGVVQNPNKPGKVRVVWDAAATTGGVSLNSMLLKGPDLLTSLPSVLFRFRQREVAITGDIKEMFHQILIRPEDRQAQRFLWRDSATEPVQEYVMDVATFGSTCSPCSAQYVKNRNAEEWKQVYPDAAAAIVENTYVDDYANSSDTVAEAVRIALEVKEIHASAGFEIRNWLSSSKQVLRRVGEETTQVSKCFIAEKSTGSERVLGMAWLPEPDEFTFALKLRDEVVQLLAEGFIPTKRQVLRVVMSIFDPLGLVAAFVVHGKCLIQDIWRAKVNWDERIPEELVIKWRRWVEVLQNLNQVKIPRCYFPGYDHRSLKRLELHVFVDASEAAYACAAYFRIVDRGQVRCALVTAKTKVAPLSAMSVPRLELQAAVIGVRLMKSVQENHTLPISRRVIWGDSKTVQSWLRSDQRKYRQFVAFRVSEILNETSLEEWKWVPTRRNVADEATKWGKGPSFQPDSRWFTGPEFLYEDESRWPEQEYSPPDIQEEMRPVHAHHRPSSNPVFNYQRFSKYQRLLRTVGYVLRFIDRCRRKPATDSSDTGVLSRKELLEAELVLWRLVQNEEYAEEVSTIRKNKERPPGEVKRLTKSSPLRKLTVFLDDNGVLRIEGRIEAAKFVPYEPKYPVVLPKQHYVTRLLVDHFHRRYAHGYGETVINELRQIFHIPGLRTLVRQIANRCSWCTVYRAAPRSPRMAPLPAARVTPYVRPFTFIGIDYCGPFLIRIGRNNVKRWVVLITCLTVRAVHLEIACSLSSESCKMAIRRFIARRGAPQEIYSDQGTNFVGASKELREEIAAMNHTLGRTFTNRDTQWRFNPPAAPHMGGAWERMVRTVKVSLQTLQTSRTPDEETFHTLLTEVEGIINSRPLTFVPLGSEEEEALTPNHFLMLSSNGVVQPPQEPVTDSGRALRANWDLIRSMLDQFWTKWIKGYLPTICRRSKWFDDIKPVQVGDLVVVIDEGTRNSWTRGKVVKVYPGNDGRIRKVDVQTANGVFQRPVTKVAVLDVAVGGIAEPEAGQQQYGSGNVREEAHRAHYHQPGR, from the coding sequence ATGTGTGGATATACCGATGACGAGAACCTCATGCGTCTTCAGCGGTGCCTCAAAGGGAATGCGAAGGAAGCAGTTCGGGGACATCTCTACCATCCGTCATCAGTGCCACAGGTAATGGCGACCTTGGAAACACTCTACGGTCGCCCTGAATTGATAGTGAAGTGCCTGATGAATAAAGTGTATTCAACGCCGGCGCCGAAAGCAGACAAGCTGGAGAGCCTCATCAGCTTCGGACTCGTCGTTCAGAACCTTTGTAGCCAGCTGCAGTCCATGGGCATGGACGCCCATCTTTCAAACCCTTCGCTACTCCAGGAGTTGGTGGACAAGTTGCCGGCCAATATCAAGCTGGACTGGGCCTTGTACCAACGACAGATTCCAGTAGCAGATTTGCGGGCGTTTGGCGCGTACATGACAACAATTCTGTCTGCGGCCAGCAACGTCACACTTTACGCAGAGCCAGTGCGAAAGCAGGAGAAGTTCAAGGGTAAAGAGAAGGGTTTTGTGAACGCGCATACGACGGAGCCGGAACGGAAAGTCCTGCGGGACGTCAAGACGGAAGATGCTGGTGCTAGTACCGTTCGCCAACCGAAGCCGTGTCTACTCTGCAAGAAGGACGGACACAAAGTGCGCGAGTGCAATAGTTTCAAGAGCTTGTCCCTGGAGAATCGTTGGAAGACGGCCCAGCAGCTAAGCCTCTGCCGCCGTTGCCTGATTCCTCACGGTAAGTGGCCGTGCAAGGCTACGGTGTGTGGTGTAAGCAACTGTGAAGCACGCCATCACAAGCTACTGCACCCGGGAAACCCTCAGGCGCCGACTATCGAAGCAGTGTCTTCAGCGAGAAGCCAGGTCACACCCACAACATCAGCGACGGTGAACGTTCATCGTCAACTTCCGTGTCCGGTGCTATTCCGGATTCTTCCAGTTACTCTTCACGGGAAAAACAAGTCAGTCACCACGTTGGCATTCCTCGACGACGGATCTTCCTACACACTAATGGAAAAAGAGTTGGCTGATGAACTGGGCGTTGAAGGTGAAGCCGAACCCCTGTGTTTGCAGTGGACCAGCAGTATCAAACGAACCGAAAAGGATTCACAGAACGTACAGTTGGAAATCTCGGCGGCTGGCAACAGTCAAAAGCACACACTGGAATACGTGCGGACGGTAGAAAGCTTGGATCTTCCCCCGCAGTCTTTGCAGTACGAAGAGATGGCGCGCAGATACGATTACCTCAAAGGTCTACCCGTAGACAGTTATCCTATCGCTACACCCCGTATTCTGATCGGTGTGGACAACGCTAAATTGCTGCTGACGCTGAAGAAGCGAGAAGGGAAGTATTTCGAACCAGTTGCAGCAAAAACAAGGCTTGGTTGGACCATCTACGGGAAAGCAGAAGGACTTTCGAGTACACCAGAACATCGTCTTCTCCACATCTGCGCTCGCTCATCCGACGAACAGTTACATGACGCAGTGAAAAACTTCTTTTCCATCGAAAACGTTGGCGTGGCACTTGTTCCACAAATCGAAGCTGAAGAAGATCGGCGATCGCGTGAGATTCTCGAGAAAACAACTATTCGGACATCATCCGGGCGCTTCCAAACAGGACTGCTCTGGAAGTTTGACTGCGTTGAATTTCCTCAAAGCCGATTCATGGCTGAAAAGCGACTGTCTTGTTTGGAACGGAGTTTGAGCAAGAAACCGGAGCTGTACGCAAACGTCCGACAGCAGATCCTCGATTATCAATCGAAGGGCTACGCCCATAAGCTTACAAATGAAGAAGCCAGCCTCAGTGACCCTAGAAGAGTCTGGTACTTGCCGTTAGGTGTGGTTCAGAACCCGAACAAGCCTGGAAAAGTCCGGGTTGTGTGGGACGCAGCGGCAACTACCGGTGGCGTATCACTAAACTCCATGCTGCTGAAGGGGCCGGATCTACTCACATCGCTACCATCCGTACTATTCCGTTTCCGCCAGCGAGAGGTGGCCATTACGGGTGACATAAAAGAAATGTTCCATCAGATCCTGATTCGGCCGGAGGATCGACAAGCTCAGCGGTTTCTGTGGCGGGACAGTGCAACGGAACCAGTGCAGGAATACGTGATGGATGTTGCAACGTTTGGGTCAACATGTTCGCCATGCTCTGCCCAATACGTAAAAAACAGAAATGCCGAAGAGTGGAAGCAGGTATACCCGGACGCGGCCGCGGCTATCGTGGAGAACACCTACGTAGATGACTACGCGAACAGTTCAGATACGGTTGCGGAAGCAGTTCGCATAGCGCTCGAGGTGAAGGAGATACACGCAAGTGCTGGTTTCGAGATTCGGAATTGGCTTTCAAGCTCCAAACAAGTTCTTCGACGGGTCGGGGAAGAAACAACGCAAGTCTCAAAGTGCTTCATTGCAGAGAAGTCCACCGGTTCAGAACGGGTACTTGGAATGGCGTGGCTACCAGAACCCGACGAATTCACGTTTGCTCTTAAGCTTCGTGATGAAGTTGTTCAACTGTTGGCGGAAGGATTCATTCCGACAAAGCGTCAAGTGCTAAGAGTGGTCATGAGCATCTTTGATCCTCTCGGGCTTGTTGCAGCGTTTGTAGTGCACGGAAAATGCTTGATCCAGGACATTTGGAGAGCGAAAGTGAACTGGGACGagcgaattccagaagaattggtCATCAAGTGGCGGCGTTGGGTGGAGGTGCTGCAAAACCTTAACCAGGTGAAGATTCCACGCTGCTATTTTCCTGGATACGATCACCGCAGTTTGAAACGCTTGGAACTTCACGTGTTCGTAGATGCAAGTGAGGCCGCGTATGCATGCGCCGCTTATTTCCGGATTGTCGACCGAGGACAGGTACGCTGCGCGCTGGTGACGGCCAAAACAAAAGTGGCACCTCTAAGTGCAATGTCGGTGCCTCGTTTGGAACTGCAAGCCGCAGTTATCGGTGTCCGACTAATGAAATCGGTGCAGGAAAACCATACATTACCGATAAGCCGTCGCGTAATCTGGGGCGACTCTAAAACAGTTCAATCGTGGCTTCGATCGGATCAGCGGAAGTACCGACAATTTGTGGCGTTCAGGGTCAGCGAGATTCTGAATGAGACGAGCCTGGAAGAATGGAAATGGGTTCCTACACGACGCAACGTAGCAGATGAAGCCACCAAGTGGGGCAAAGGACCGAGCTTTCAACCAGACAGTCGATGGTTTACAGGACCTGAATTCCTTTACGAGGATGAATCTAGATGGCCAGAACAGGAATACTCGCCGCCGGATATCCAGGAAGAAATGCGACCAGTCCACGCCCACCACCGCCCATCTTCGAATCCAGTGTTCAATTACCAGCGGTTCTCCAAGTATCAACGACTTCTACGGACGGTAGGGTATGTACTGCGCTTCATTGATCGTTGTCGTCGAAAGCCTGCAACCGATTCTTCCGATACTGGAGTACTGTCGAGAAAGGAGCTGTTGGAGGCGGAACTCGTGCTGTGGCGGTTGGTGCAGAACGAAGAATATGCCGAAGAAGTGTCGACGATTCGCAAGAACAAGGAACGACCGCCAGGAGAAGTCAAAAGGTTGACGAAAAGTAGCCCGTTACGCAAGTTGACGGTTTTTCTCGACGATAACGGAGTTCTGCGTATCGAAGGGCGGATTGAGGCAGCAAAATTTGTTCCATACGAGCCCAAGTATCCCGTGGTGCTCCCAAAACAACACTACGTTACTCGACTGCTCGTCGATCACTTTCACCGACGGTACGCACATGGTTACGGAGAAACGGTGATCAACGAGCTTCGACAGATCTTCCACATTCCTGGTTTGAGAACTCTTGTCCGACAGATTGCCAATCGTTGCTCATGGTGTACCGTGTATCGTGCAGCTCCCCGGTCCCCGCGAATGGCACCTCTTCCAGCTGCGAGAGTGACCCCGTACGTCCGGCCATTCACATTTATTGGCATCGACTACTGTGGGCCTTTCCTGATTCGCATCGGTAGAAACAACGTGAAGAGATGGGTGGTACTCATCACTTGCCTAACTGTACGAGccgttcatctagagattgcctgCAGCTTGTCCAGTGAGTCATGCAAGATGGCTATTAGACGGTTTATCGCCAGGAGAGGAGCTCCGCAGGAGATCTACAGTGACCAGGGCACAAATTTTGTTGGTGCAAGCAAAGAGTTACGGGAGGAAATAGCTGCGATGAACCATACGTTGGGCAGAACCTTCACCAACCGTGACACTCAGTGGCGTTTCAACCCCCCGGCCGCCCCCCACATGGGTGGAGCGTGGGAACGCATGGTGCGAACCGTGAAAGTTTCGCTGCAGACGCTCCAGACCAGTAGGACACCAGATGAGGAGACGTTCCACACCCTTCTGACTGAAGTGGAAGGTATAATCAACTCGCGACCGCTGACATTTGTTCCGTTAGGATCAGAGGAAGAAGAAGCTCTTACACCTAACCACTTCCTGATGCTTAGTTCTAACGGTGTAGTTCAGCCACCACAGGAACCGGTGACGGATAGCGGACGAGCACTCAGGGCTAACTGGGATCTGATACGAAGTATGTTGGACCAGTTCTGGACGAAATGGATAAAGGGCTACCTGCCCACGATCTGTCGCCGCTCCAAGTGGTTCGACGATATCAAGCCAGTACAAGTAGGAGATTTAGTGGTGGTGATTGACGAAGGAACCCGGAACAGCTGGACTCGCGGAAAGGTGGTTAAGGTCTATCCTGGAAACGATGGCAGAATACGAAAAGTGGACGTGCAGACTGCGAATGGAGTGTTCCAGCGACCGGTTACCAAGGTAGCTGTGCTTGATGTGGCTGTAGGTGGTATAGCTGAGCCTGAGGCAGGACAGCAGCAATACGGGTCGGGGAATGTGCGCGAGGAAGCCCACCGTGCACACTACCACCAACCTGGTCGATAA